From Rhineura floridana isolate rRhiFlo1 chromosome 5, rRhiFlo1.hap2, whole genome shotgun sequence, a single genomic window includes:
- the LOC133384872 gene encoding uncharacterized protein LOC133384872: protein MAFRKVAETMEEIMFQKIMDEIEITKQTLRQGRQEMKIEFGKMTQELKEIGDLVREEIDEIRDEKRKIKGKIQALEIGTNVELEKDLEFMDIRNKVYCLEFNVVSEEINEGIRDKVINVLDNFLDWNDVMELDIEKIYGINYRYVTMEKFSRDEPVHFVKKKDRDMTLQQYFSNIFRIDGKEIFVIKEIPIRLLLYDYGYDSKITMGY, encoded by the coding sequence atggcattcaggaaagtggctgagaccatggaagaaattatgtttcagaaaataatggatgagattgagataacgaaacaaaccctgagacagggtagacaggagatgaaaattgaatttggcaaaatgacgcaggagcttaaagaaataggggatcttgtgagagaggagattgatgaaattagagatgagaaaagaaaaattaaagggaagatacaagccctggagattggaacaaatgtggaactggaaaaagatctggagtttatggatattagaaacaaagtttactgtttggaattcaacgttgtctctgaagaaattaatgaaggtattagagataaagttatcaatgtcttggataactttctggactggaatgatgtgatggagcttgacatagaaaaaatctatggaattaactacagatatgtgacaatggaaaaattctcaagagatgagccagtgcattttgtaaaaaagaaggacagagatatgactttacaacaatatttcagcaacatattcagaattgatggcaaggaaatatttgtgataaaggaaattcccatcagactcttattatatgactatggctatgacagcaagattactatgggatactga